A stretch of Kiritimatiellaceae bacterium DNA encodes these proteins:
- a CDS encoding ATP-binding cassette domain-containing protein, translating into MIRIENITVRAGGFSIAEVSLHVPAGCYGALMGRTGSGKTTLLEAIIGLKPVESGKIFLAGNDVTNASPAARGIGYVPQDGALFSTMTVREHLAFALEIRHEKREAVEQRVQELAELLGITHLLHRRPFGLSGGERQRVALGRALSFRPQILLLDEPLSAVDEGTRSEMYELLRRVQVESGVTALHITHNPVEARELADAVFVLKDGKITREES; encoded by the coding sequence ATGATCCGTATTGAAAATATAACGGTGCGCGCCGGCGGCTTCTCCATCGCGGAAGTCTCGCTCCATGTGCCTGCCGGTTGCTACGGCGCACTGATGGGCCGTACCGGCTCCGGCAAGACGACATTGCTTGAAGCCATCATCGGACTGAAGCCGGTCGAAAGCGGAAAGATTTTTCTGGCTGGGAATGACGTTACAAACGCCAGTCCGGCGGCGCGCGGCATCGGTTATGTTCCGCAGGACGGCGCGCTGTTTTCCACCATGACGGTGCGTGAGCATCTTGCTTTTGCATTGGAAATCAGGCACGAAAAACGCGAAGCCGTCGAACAGCGCGTACAGGAACTGGCCGAACTGCTCGGCATTACGCACCTGCTGCACCGCCGTCCGTTCGGACTGAGCGGCGGCGAACGCCAGCGCGTCGCGCTGGGCCGCGCCCTGTCGTTCCGTCCGCAGATTCTGTTGCTCGACGAACCGCTGAGCGCAGTGGACGAAGGGACGCGCAGCGAAATGTATGAACTGCTCCGGCGCGTACAGGTCGAAAGCGGCGTCACCGCTTTGCACATCACGCACAATCCGGTCGAGGCGCGTGAGCTGGCCGATGCGGTTTTTGTGTTGAAGGACGGAAAAATAACGCGAGAGGAGTCCTGA